The sequence below is a genomic window from Anaerobacillus alkaliphilus.
TTCACGCTCTGCTTTTGTTCTTGTATAACAAATGTCATACATATTAAAGCTTAGTGACTTTGTTAGGTTATTAAAGCCATGTAATTGAATACGCTGTTCTGGCGTTAGTTTCATCGTCAAAATTCCCCTTTTCTCCGCCTTCAATGTCGTTGATAACTTCAAAAACTATCAACCTAAGTAACATAGAAGAGCCATTTTTAAGTTTCATTAATTAATTCACCACGTTATTATAACAAAACATGACAAAAAGTGATAATGAAATCTTTGAAAATCACGATAAGTTTTTAGTTTGATTGAAATACTGCTAAAACAAGTAAGCTTGAACAAGACAGAAGGTACAGCCCTTTTGTCGCTGTACCTTTTATTTTGCGTGTTGAGTGCAATAATCTTGTAGCAATTTCTCTTCTTCTTCCTCTAATGCAAAATCGATATACTTATCAGTTGTTTTTTCAAATATGTCGTAATGCATGATTCGAGTTGAACCTTCGTTTACGGCGAAAATCACTTTTATGTATAATCCATTTTCTGAATATAAGTCATCATCTTCATCAACTTCGACATTAATAAAAAATTCGTAGCGTTCACCGCTGAGAATGCCTGTTGTATCCTCTATCTTTTCAACAGTATGTTCTATAATATTCATAACTTCTTTCCTCTCTACCTATTATTATCATTCAAGTCTTATTATACCAAGAACCTGAAGAATTTAATCCTTCAGGCCTTGACGAAAATAGTTGATCATAAGGCGCCTACTTGCATATAGATAAATACAGCTAAAGGAACGGGAGGCACCATGATGACTAGATCACTCAAATTAAGAGCATTTATTGGCTCAATGATTATCCTATATGGCTTCTTTAAGTTATACCAGTTACTCTAACTAATTTCTGCCCTCTGATATTCTTTGTTTTCTTGTTCGTCTTCTTCAGGCACTTCTTTTGATAAAAACCAGCCTAGTACAGCTATTGTCACCAGTACGACGTAAAATGAAATCTTCCAAGCCTTCATTTCCGGTATATGATGTGGCAATAAGCCCACCTCTGGATGCGCTAACGTAAAAACAGCTAATTTCACCCCAACCCAACCAACGATTAGAAATGCTGCCGTTTCAAGACCAGGTTTACGGTGCAACAGCTTGACAAAATAAGTTGCGGCAAAACGCATAATAATTAAACCGATAAAACCACCAAGAAAAA
It includes:
- a CDS encoding DUF6509 family protein, which gives rise to MNIIEHTVEKIEDTTGILSGERYEFFINVEVDEDDDLYSENGLYIKVIFAVNEGSTRIMHYDIFEKTTDKYIDFALEEEEEKLLQDYCTQHAK